One Rossellomorea aquimaris DNA window includes the following coding sequences:
- a CDS encoding M3 family oligoendopeptidase, with protein sequence MDRTNHTYSDVWDLDVFFQGGSESSEFRKHLDTLEKKKNDFAENALAFHPPQSASDADLVWNLIEEAKEVMLYLRQAGAFVSCLEAQNMHDRKADSLRAEVTSLSADFSSTFTKFQQQLSDCREEVWNELLQHDQLSEITFVLNEWRQKAKDKLTSTEESLIQALAVDGYHGWGQMYDTIVGAMEIEHDGKKLSVGQANNLLSSPDANTRKEVFAKLEKTWEQNEELFARTLNHLGGFRLNVYKKRGWDELMKEPLEYNRMKQVTLDAMWGAISKHKQPFVQYLERKAELIGKDRLDWYDLDAPVAESTSTMSYDDGAKFILKQFSRFGKEMAQFAEKAFENQWIEAEDRSGKRPGGFCTSFPLSDQSRIFMTYSGSMSNVSTLAHELGHAFHSYALKPMHTLNRNYAMNVAETASTFAEMIVADAAVKEAETKAEKIALVEDKLQRSVAFFMNIHARFLFETRFYEERKKGIVSADKLNELMVGAQKEAFSDSIGEVHPRFWASKLHFYITGVPFYNFPYTFGYLFSLSIYAKALESDESYEDKYMALLRDTAVMNVEELALKHLGEDITKEAFWEKGIKLCMADVEEFLELTE encoded by the coding sequence ATGGACCGTACAAATCATACATATTCGGATGTTTGGGATTTAGATGTTTTTTTCCAAGGAGGAAGTGAATCTTCGGAATTCAGAAAGCATCTCGATACGTTAGAGAAAAAGAAAAATGACTTCGCAGAGAATGCACTGGCTTTTCATCCACCTCAATCGGCCAGTGATGCTGACCTGGTGTGGAACCTGATTGAAGAAGCAAAAGAAGTGATGCTGTATTTGCGTCAGGCAGGTGCCTTCGTGAGCTGTCTTGAAGCTCAAAATATGCATGACCGAAAAGCAGATTCTCTCCGCGCGGAAGTGACCAGCCTGAGTGCCGACTTTTCTTCTACTTTTACAAAGTTTCAGCAGCAGCTTTCAGATTGCAGAGAGGAGGTTTGGAATGAACTGCTTCAGCATGATCAGCTGAGTGAAATTACTTTCGTCCTCAATGAGTGGAGACAAAAAGCGAAAGATAAGCTAACCAGCACAGAAGAGTCACTGATCCAGGCATTAGCCGTCGATGGTTATCACGGCTGGGGCCAGATGTATGACACGATCGTGGGGGCAATGGAGATTGAACATGATGGAAAAAAACTATCGGTGGGTCAGGCAAATAACCTGCTCTCAAGTCCAGATGCCAATACGCGCAAAGAGGTTTTTGCAAAATTAGAGAAGACCTGGGAACAAAATGAGGAACTCTTTGCAAGGACCCTCAATCATCTGGGCGGCTTTCGCTTGAATGTCTATAAAAAGCGTGGCTGGGACGAATTGATGAAGGAACCCCTCGAATATAATCGTATGAAGCAAGTAACGCTGGATGCCATGTGGGGCGCTATTTCAAAGCATAAGCAGCCTTTCGTTCAGTACCTGGAAAGAAAAGCGGAACTAATCGGGAAAGACCGACTCGATTGGTATGACCTGGACGCACCCGTAGCAGAGTCGACGAGTACAATGTCATATGATGATGGGGCAAAATTCATTCTGAAACAGTTCTCCCGATTTGGTAAGGAGATGGCTCAGTTTGCTGAAAAGGCATTTGAGAACCAATGGATCGAAGCAGAGGACCGGTCAGGCAAACGCCCAGGTGGGTTCTGTACATCCTTCCCGTTAAGTGATCAATCTCGTATCTTTATGACGTATTCTGGCTCTATGTCGAATGTCTCCACCCTTGCACACGAGTTAGGGCATGCGTTTCATTCCTATGCATTAAAACCGATGCACACATTGAATCGTAACTATGCCATGAACGTTGCCGAGACCGCATCCACTTTTGCCGAAATGATCGTCGCCGATGCTGCCGTAAAAGAAGCGGAGACGAAGGCAGAAAAGATTGCCCTAGTGGAAGATAAACTGCAGAGAAGTGTCGCGTTCTTTATGAACATCCATGCCCGTTTCTTATTCGAGACACGCTTCTATGAAGAACGTAAGAAGGGGATTGTATCTGCTGATAAACTCAACGAACTGATGGTGGGCGCTCAGAAGGAAGCATTCTCAGACTCCATTGGAGAGGTTCACCCGCGCTTCTGGGCATCGAAGCTTCATTTCTATATTACTGGAGTACCGTTCTATAACTTCCCGTACACCTTTGGATACTTGTTCTCACTGAGCATTTACGCCAAAGCCCTGGAGTCGGATGAAAGCTATGAGGATAAATACATGGCATTACTGCGTGACACAGCGGTCATGAATGTCGAGGAACTTGCGTTGAAGCACCTCGGTGAAGACATCACCAAAGAAGCCTTCTGGGAAAAAGGGATCAAGTTATGCATGGCGGATGTGGAAGAATTTCTTGAGTTAACAGAATAA
- a CDS encoding flagellar basal body rod protein, giving the protein MKKFGLLLAGGIAAIVLLANLGPIVGLAISLVIMYYSFKGFMKTDSTMKKILWALIGLAAFSASISNFPAIIGLVALYVLYVIYKNWKKEEVIIEEKSSDPFTNFEREWSQLKN; this is encoded by the coding sequence ATGAAGAAATTCGGATTGCTTTTAGCCGGAGGGATTGCGGCCATTGTCCTGCTTGCCAATTTGGGACCGATCGTCGGGCTCGCCATCTCTTTAGTGATCATGTATTACAGCTTTAAAGGATTTATGAAAACAGATTCGACAATGAAGAAAATCTTATGGGCACTGATTGGTCTTGCGGCATTTAGTGCTTCGATATCCAACTTCCCGGCGATCATCGGATTGGTTGCTCTGTACGTTCTGTATGTGATCTACAAGAACTGGAAAAAAGAAGAAGTCATTATAGAAGAAAAATCATCGGATCCATTCACTAATTTTGAAAGAGAATGGTCTCAATTAAAAAACTAA